One segment of Neobacillus endophyticus DNA contains the following:
- a CDS encoding ABC transporter ATP-binding protein — MEYVIEMLNIRKEFGNFVANDNITLQLKKGEIHALLGENGAGKSTLMNVLFGLYQPEQGEIRVKGKPVKISNPNIANELGIGMVHQHFMLVEKFTVTENIILGKEITSGGRINLKKAEQEVREISERYGLAVDPQAKISDISVGMQQRVEILKTLYRGAEILIFDEPTAVLTPQEIEELMQILKTLIKEGKSIILITHKLREIMEVADRCTVIRKGKGIGTVNVSETNPNELASLMVGREVVFKTEKKPSEPKQEVLEIKDLVVKDARGVTAVNSLDLTVRAGEIVGIAGVDGNGQSELIEAITGLRKSVNGSIKLNGKELFGLSPRKITESGVGHIPQDRHKHGLVLNYPIAENMVLQTYYKKPFSKNGILNFKEIYSKAKKLIEEFDVRTPSEYTLARALSGGNQQKAIIGREVDRDPDLLIAAQPTRGLDVGAIEFIHKRLIEQRDNGKAVLLISFELDEIMNVSDRIAVIYEGKIVAIVNPRETSEQELGLLMAGSNSKEAGEGTHV; from the coding sequence ATGGAATATGTAATTGAAATGCTAAATATCCGCAAAGAATTTGGGAATTTTGTTGCGAACGATAATATTACCCTTCAATTAAAAAAGGGGGAAATCCATGCTTTGCTTGGAGAAAACGGTGCAGGGAAATCCACATTAATGAATGTTCTCTTTGGTTTGTACCAACCAGAGCAGGGTGAGATCCGCGTTAAAGGGAAACCTGTTAAAATTTCAAATCCTAATATAGCAAATGAACTTGGAATTGGAATGGTTCACCAGCACTTTATGCTTGTTGAGAAATTTACAGTTACAGAAAATATTATCCTAGGAAAAGAAATCACAAGCGGTGGTAGAATAAACCTGAAAAAAGCGGAACAAGAAGTACGAGAAATTTCTGAACGATATGGTCTGGCTGTAGACCCGCAAGCAAAAATTTCTGATATTTCTGTTGGAATGCAGCAAAGGGTAGAAATTTTAAAAACGTTATACCGTGGTGCAGAAATTCTAATCTTTGATGAACCGACAGCCGTTTTAACACCACAAGAGATTGAAGAATTAATGCAAATCTTGAAAACGCTTATTAAAGAGGGCAAATCCATCATTCTCATTACACATAAATTGAGGGAAATTATGGAAGTTGCCGACCGTTGTACTGTAATCCGCAAAGGAAAAGGGATCGGAACTGTAAATGTTAGTGAAACAAATCCAAACGAACTTGCCAGCCTTATGGTTGGACGCGAGGTTGTATTTAAGACGGAGAAAAAACCGTCAGAGCCGAAGCAAGAAGTATTGGAAATAAAAGATTTAGTAGTGAAAGATGCCCGAGGTGTAACTGCAGTTAATAGTTTGGATTTAACTGTACGTGCAGGTGAAATTGTTGGTATCGCTGGTGTCGATGGCAATGGGCAATCAGAACTGATTGAAGCAATCACGGGTTTAAGGAAATCAGTAAATGGCAGCATCAAATTAAATGGTAAAGAATTATTTGGTTTGTCACCGCGTAAAATTACGGAATCAGGCGTGGGACATATACCTCAAGATAGACATAAGCACGGGCTTGTATTAAACTATCCGATTGCTGAAAATATGGTATTACAAACTTATTACAAGAAACCGTTTTCAAAAAATGGAATTTTAAATTTCAAAGAAATTTACAGTAAAGCTAAGAAATTAATTGAAGAGTTTGATGTAAGGACACCGAGTGAATATACATTGGCAAGAGCTCTTTCTGGGGGAAATCAGCAAAAAGCGATTATCGGACGTGAAGTGGATCGTGATCCAGATCTTTTGATTGCAGCTCAGCCGACAAGGGGACTTGATGTAGGAGCCATTGAGTTTATTCATAAACGCTTAATTGAACAACGTGATAATGGAAAAGCTGTATTACTTATTTCATTTGAACTGGATGAAATCATGAATGTCAGCGATCGTATTGCCGTCATCTATGAGGGAAAAATAGTAGCGATCGTTAATCCGAGAGAAACGTCTGAACAAGAACTTGGATTATTAATGGCAGGTTCGAATAGTAAAGAAGCGGGGGAAGGAACACATGTCTAA
- a CDS encoding ABC transporter permease encodes MSKRFQSILTPIIALLLGIIVGTIIMLCTGYNPVAAFTALWDGAFGSPYYFGEVVRQVTPYILAGLAVAFAFRVGLFNIGVEGQFLVGWLASVWVGLAFHLPKFIHLPLAILASIVAGALWAYIPGLLKARFRVHEVIVTIMMNYTALYVCNSIIQNVITNGQERTPNIPDSASLASPFLQSLTQYSRLHWGIFLAIICCFIMWFLLEKTTRGYELRAVGYNQDAAHYAGMSVNKNIILSMVISGAFAGLAGAMEGLGTFGYIAIKSSFTGVGFNGIAVALLGGNTAIGVFFAALLFGALEVGSLNMPLEAGVPNELVDIIIALIVFFVASSYIIRWFLERISKKEAK; translated from the coding sequence ATGTCTAAACGCTTTCAAAGTATTTTAACACCTATTATTGCGCTATTACTGGGGATAATAGTTGGAACGATTATTATGCTATGCACGGGTTATAACCCTGTAGCAGCCTTTACGGCTTTATGGGATGGAGCTTTCGGCAGTCCGTATTATTTTGGTGAGGTAGTTCGGCAGGTTACACCATATATTCTAGCAGGTCTTGCTGTTGCCTTTGCTTTCCGTGTCGGATTATTTAACATTGGGGTTGAAGGACAATTTTTAGTAGGATGGCTTGCATCTGTTTGGGTAGGACTTGCTTTCCACCTTCCAAAATTTATTCACTTGCCACTTGCTATTTTAGCGTCCATTGTCGCAGGTGCACTCTGGGCCTATATTCCAGGATTACTAAAAGCACGTTTTCGTGTACACGAAGTTATTGTTACGATCATGATGAACTACACAGCATTGTATGTTTGCAATAGTATTATTCAAAATGTAATTACAAATGGACAAGAAAGAACACCGAATATACCGGATTCTGCATCTCTTGCTTCACCATTTCTGCAAAGCTTAACACAATATTCTCGTTTACACTGGGGAATTTTCTTAGCTATTATTTGTTGTTTTATCATGTGGTTTTTGTTGGAAAAAACAACTCGTGGGTATGAGTTACGTGCAGTAGGATATAATCAAGATGCTGCACATTATGCCGGAATGAGTGTTAATAAAAACATCATTCTGTCTATGGTCATCTCTGGTGCTTTTGCCGGGCTGGCAGGTGCAATGGAAGGCTTAGGAACATTTGGATATATTGCAATAAAAAGCTCCTTTACCGGCGTTGGATTTAACGGGATTGCCGTTGCGTTACTTGGAGGAAACACAGCAATCGGAGTTTTCTTCGCAGCTTTACTTTTTGGAGCCCTAGAAGTAGGTTCATTAAATATGCCGCTTGAAGCAGGTGTACCAAACGAGCTTGTAGATATCATTATTGCTTTAATTGTGTTCTTCGTAGCATCAAGTTACATTATTCGCTGGTTTCTTGAACGGATTAGTAAAAAGGAGGCGAAGTAA
- a CDS encoding ABC transporter permease, with protein MSFMEILMIIVPSTLLWAAPLVFTALGGVFSERSGVVNIGLEGLMWVGAFTSIVFNLTFAHTFGAATPWISLLVAMIASAVFSLLHAVAAITFRADHTVSGVAINLLATGITTFLVKFIYNKGETDIIQQSFNKIDIPVLKNIPVIGPIFFQNTYWVSYLAIIVAFIAWYIIYKTPFGLRLRSVGEHPMAADTMGINVTKMRYIGVILSGALGGIGGGVYAEAISSNFSHATISGQGFMALAAMIFGKWHPLGAMGAAVFFGFAQSLSIIGSSLPGLKSIPSVYLLIAPYVLTILALTGFIGRAEAPKADGVHYIKGSR; from the coding sequence ATGAGCTTCATGGAAATATTAATGATCATCGTTCCTTCCACATTACTATGGGCAGCTCCTCTTGTTTTTACAGCATTAGGCGGTGTTTTCTCGGAGCGCTCCGGCGTAGTCAATATTGGACTAGAAGGTTTGATGTGGGTTGGGGCATTTACTTCCATTGTTTTTAATTTAACGTTTGCTCACACTTTTGGTGCCGCTACTCCTTGGATTTCATTATTAGTAGCGATGATTGCCAGTGCAGTATTTTCACTCCTTCATGCCGTTGCGGCTATTACCTTTAGAGCAGATCATACTGTATCAGGTGTTGCAATCAACTTATTAGCAACGGGAATCACGACATTCCTAGTAAAATTTATTTACAACAAAGGTGAAACAGATATCATTCAGCAAAGTTTTAACAAAATTGATATTCCTGTTCTAAAGAATATTCCAGTTATTGGGCCAATTTTCTTTCAAAACACTTATTGGGTTTCATATCTAGCCATAATAGTTGCGTTTATTGCTTGGTATATTATTTACAAAACACCATTTGGATTAAGACTACGTTCTGTAGGTGAACATCCAATGGCAGCAGATACGATGGGAATTAACGTAACAAAAATGCGTTATATTGGCGTCATACTATCAGGGGCTCTTGGGGGAATTGGCGGCGGTGTATACGCAGAAGCAATTTCTTCTAACTTCAGTCATGCAACGATCAGTGGTCAAGGTTTCATGGCACTTGCAGCGATGATTTTTGGTAAATGGCATCCGCTTGGTGCCATGGGGGCAGCCGTCTTCTTTGGTTTTGCTCAAAGTTTAAGTATCATTGGCTCCAGCTTGCCAGGATTAAAATCCATTCCAAGCGTGTATTTGCTAATTGCTCCATATGTGCTGACAATTCTGGCATTAACAGGATTTATCGGCCGTGCTGAAGCACCAAAAGCGGATGGTGTCCATTATATTAAAGGAAGCCGTTAA